From the genome of Triticum aestivum cultivar Chinese Spring chromosome 3B, IWGSC CS RefSeq v2.1, whole genome shotgun sequence, one region includes:
- the LOC123070922 gene encoding uncharacterized protein, with protein sequence MAAEEKQEMGAGAGAAVGEKGPATAYRAMGKTGPTEEEKGDAAADKGKGSTAEKEEKGATAGNEEDGEEEEEEERATAERKGENRLASAKRGHKKKAEAEETEGMFTWFSEIALSEKGTAAAERESRERRRFRSTKGQRPEEKGAMEEVAGKKEIFFFKASAVITLESSDGMLFTVSEEAARLSVPLADMIDQGCGGGIIQIPNVDARALATVIKYCNKHADAASANPEASEEALKEWDRKLVHGLSQDALCDVVIAAQFLHIKGLLDAACQKVAVEDMVNCKTRGQMHQIEREDMCTWFSGLTFSEKGTAAADGARERRRFKRTKCQRPEKKGAMAEETEQVAGENNTFFFRASGKIITLMSSDGMLFKVSEAAARLSVLLADMIDEGCAGGIIPLPNVDARALAMVIEYCNKHADAAFANSRVDEGSSSSNSEASEEALMEWDRKLVDGLSQDALYDLMMAANFLHIKGLLDAACQKVADNVKGYSVEQMREMFGIANDFTEEEEEELRKESPWAFEE encoded by the coding sequence ATGGCGGCGGAGGAGAAGCAAGAGAtgggagcgggagcgggagcggcgGTGGGAGAGAAGGGTCCGGCGACTGCGTACAGggcgatggggaagacggggccgacggaggaggagaagggagaCGCGGCCGCGGACAAGGGGAAGGGGTCGACGGCGGAGAAGGAAGAGAAGGGAGCGACGGCCGGGAATGAGGAAgatggggaggaagaggaggaggaggagagagccaCGGCGGAGCGAAAGGGAGAAAATCGGTTGGCATCGGCGAAGAGGGGGCATAAGAAGAAGGCGGAAGCAGAGGAGACGGAAGGGATGTTCACATGGTTCTCTGAAATTGCATTATCTGAgaaggggacggcggcggcggagagggaaagCAGGGAGCGACGACGGTTTAGGAGTACGAAGGGACAAAGGCCGGAGGAGAAGGGAGCGATGGAAGAGGTGGCCGGCAAAAAAGAGATCTTTTTCTTCAAGGCCAGTGCTGTCATCACCTTGGAGAGCTCGGATGGGATGCTGTTCACGGTGTCAGAGGAGGCGGCACGGCTGTCCGTTCCCCTCGCCGACATGATCGACCAGGGCTGCGGCGGAGGCATCATCCAGATACCCAACGTGGACGCCAGGGCCCTCGCCACGGTGATCAAGTACTGCAATAAGCACGCCGACGCCGCCTCTGCCAACCCCGAGGCATCCGAGGAGGCGCTGAAGGAGTGGGACCGCAAGCTCGTCCATGGCCTCAGCCAGGACGCCCTCTGCGACGTCGTCATCGCCGCTCAGTTCCTCCACATCAAGGGGCTCCTCGACGCTGCCTGCCAGAAGGTCGCCGTCGAGGACATGGTCAATTGCAAGACCCGCGGGCAGATGCACCAGATAGAGAGGGAAGACATGTGCACATGGTTCTCTGGACTTACATTTTCTGAGAaggggacggcggcagcggatggGGCAAGGGAGCGACGACGGTTTAAGAGAACCAAGTGTCAACGGCCGGAGAAGAAGGGAGCGATGGCAGAGGAGACAGAGCAGGTTGCTGGCGAAAACAACACATTTTTCTTCAGGGCCAGCGGAAAAATCATCACCTTAATGAGCTCGGATGGGATGCTGTTCAAGGTGTCGGAGGCGGCTGCACGGCTGTCCGTGCTCCTCGCCGACATGATCGACGAGGGTTGCGCCGGAGGCATCATCCCGCTACCCAACGTGGACGCCAGGGCCCTCGCCATGGTGATCGAGTACTGCAACAAGCACGCCGACGCCGCCTTTGCCAACAGCCGCGTCGAtgagggcagcagcagcagcaactccgAGGCATCCGAGGAGGCGCTGATGGAGTGGGACCGCAAGCTCGTCGACGGCCTCAGCCAGGACGCCCTCTACGACCTCATGATGGCCGCCAACTTCCTCCACATCAAGGGGCTCCTCGACGCTGCCTGCCAGAAGGTCGCCGACAATGTCAAGGGGTACAGCGTGGAGCAGATGCGCGAGATGTTCGGCATCGCCAACGACttcaccgaggaggaggaggaggaactgcGTAAAGAGAGTCCATGGGCCTTCGAAGAGTAG
- the LOC123065731 gene encoding tyrosine decarboxylase: MAPPSQCLDAMHGAAHNGTAPAVADTKPQCPTVLDADVFRRQGHQVIDFIAEYYGGMGDYPVHPSVTPGFLRNVLPAEAPSRPEPDAFGSALRDVRDLILPGMTHWQSPRHFAHFPASSSTVGALGEALIAGINVVPFTWAASPAATELEMVVVDWLGKALHLPESLLFAGGGGGTLLGTSCEAILCALVAARDKKLAEIGERRIGDLVVYCSDQTHFAFRKAARIAGILRDHCRAIQTCREDMFALSPTELQAAMQADVDAGLVPLFLCATVGTTQTTAVDPIGKLCTVAASHGVWVHVDAAYAGSALVCPEFHHVIDGVEAVDSFSMNTHKWLLANNDCCAMWVKRPCELIAALGTEQEYILKDAASEGHDVVDYKDWTMTLTRRFRALKMWLVLRCYGVDGLRDHIRSHVRMAEAFEDMVRADERFEVVTDRQFALVCFRLQSPEKFGGEKTANELNRGLLEEVNAVGPGPYMSSANVGGVYMLRCAVGSTLTEEHHVTDAWKVVQDRASVILRKMEIIYSVLG, encoded by the coding sequence ATGGCTCCACCGTCGCAGTGCCTCGACGCCATGCACGGTGCGGCCCACAATGGCACCGCCCCGGCGGTGGCTGACACGAAGCCGCAGTGCCCCACCGTGCTCGACGCCGACGTGTTCCGGCGCCAGGGCCACCAGGTCATCGACTTCATCGCCGAGTACTACGGCGGCATGGGGGACTACCCCGTGCACCCCAGCGTCACGCCAGGATTCCTGCGCAATGTGCTCCCCGCGGAGGCGCCGTCCCGCCCGGAGCCCGACGCGTTCGGCTCGGCGCTGCGGGACGTCCGCGACCTCATCCTCCCGGGCATGACGCACTGGCAGAGCCCCCGCCACTTCGCGCACTTCCCGGCGTCCAGCAGCACCGTCGGGGCCCTCGGGGAGGCGCTCATTGCCGGCATCAACGTGGTGCCCTTCACGTGGGCCGCATCGCCGGCCGCCACCGAGCTGGAGATGGTGGTCGTCGACTGGCTCGGCAAGGCGCTGCATTTGCCGGAGAGCCTCCtgttcgccggcggcggcgggggcacgcTTCTCGGCACCTCGTGCGAGGCCATACTCTGCGCCCTCGTCGCCGCCAGGGACAAGAAGCTCGCCGAGATCGGGGAGAGGAGGATCGGCGACCTTGTCGTCTACTGCTCCGACCAGACCCATTTCGCCTTCCGTAAGGCTGCGCGCATCGCCGGGATCCTGCGAGACCACTGCCGCGCGATTCAAACGTGCCGTGAAGACATGTTCGCGCTCTCGCCCACGGAGCTGCAAGCCGCCATGCAGGCCGACGTGGACGCCGGGCTGGTGCCGCTGTTCCTATGCGCGACCGTCGGGACCACCCAGACGACCGCCGTTGACCCTATCGGTAAACTCTGCACCGTCGCGGCGTCCCACGGCGTCTGGGTCCACGTCGACGCGGCCTACGCCGGCTCGGCGCTGGTCTGCCCGGAGTTCCACCACGTGATCGACGGCGTGGAGGCCGTCGACTCGTTCAGCATGAACACCCACAAGTGGCTCCTGGCGAACAACGACTGCTGCGCGATGTGGGTGAAGAGGCCGTGCGAGCTCATCGCGGCGCTGGGCACGGAGCAGGAGTACATCCTCAAGGACGCGGCGTCGGAGGGGCACGACGTGGTGGACTACAAGGACTGGACCATGACGCTGACCCGCCGGTTCCGCGCGCTCAAGATGTGGCTCGTGCTCCGCTGCTACGGCGTCGACGGCCTGCGCGACCACATCCGCTCCCACGTGCGCATGGCCGAGGCGTTCGAGGACATGGTGCGGGCCGACGAGAGGTTCGAGGTGGTGACGGACAGGCAGTTCGCGCTGGTGTGCTTCCGGCTCCAGTCGCCGGAGAAGTTCGGCGGCGAGAAGACGGCCAACGAGCTCAACCGGGGCCTCCTCGAGGAGGTGAACGCGGTCGGCCCGGGCCCGTACATGAGCTCAGCGAACGTAGGCGGCGTCTACATGCTCAGGTGCGCCGTCGGGAGCACGCTCACGGAGGAGCACCACGTCACTGATGCATGGAAGGTGGTCCAGGATCGGGCCTCGGTAATCCTCCGGAAAATGGAAATTATCTACAGCGTGCTTGGTTAA